One window of the Thermasporomyces composti genome contains the following:
- a CDS encoding iron-siderophore ABC transporter substrate-binding protein: MRDATGEVRLDGPARRVVALEWTYAENLLAVGVTPVGVAEKAGYATIGGAPRMPASVRDVGKRETPDLDVIRALKPDLIVTDRSRPLGRINALRLIAPVLVFDPQRPDMSAWEEMRTTFIELSRAVGRRAQAERVLTRLDQTIDRSRKALADVGWSHTPTVVAISYADRGLPVIRVFARTSLAGDLLARLGLQNPWRGRPEPDGLSTVQVADLRAVAMAEFLYVPVEGDDIVSGTLAATTEWRDLEFVEAKRVRALRPRTWFFGGPVSLQWAAEEIVRALT; the protein is encoded by the coding sequence GTGCGGGACGCGACGGGCGAGGTGCGGTTGGACGGCCCGGCGCGCCGGGTCGTCGCGCTCGAGTGGACCTACGCCGAGAACCTGCTGGCCGTCGGTGTTACGCCGGTCGGCGTGGCGGAGAAGGCGGGCTACGCGACGATCGGCGGAGCACCGCGCATGCCGGCCTCGGTCCGCGACGTCGGGAAGCGCGAGACGCCGGACTTGGATGTCATCAGGGCGCTGAAACCGGACCTCATCGTCACCGACCGCTCGCGTCCGCTGGGGCGTATCAACGCCCTCCGGCTCATCGCCCCGGTCCTGGTGTTCGATCCCCAGCGCCCCGACATGTCGGCGTGGGAGGAGATGCGGACGACGTTCATCGAGCTCTCCCGCGCCGTCGGGCGACGCGCCCAAGCCGAGCGAGTCCTGACCCGGCTGGACCAGACCATCGACCGGTCGCGGAAGGCTCTTGCCGACGTGGGCTGGTCGCACACGCCGACAGTCGTCGCCATCAGCTACGCCGACCGCGGCCTGCCCGTCATCCGCGTGTTCGCTCGAACGTCGCTAGCCGGTGATCTCTTGGCTCGCCTGGGCTTGCAGAACCCGTGGCGGGGCCGACCGGAGCCGGACGGCCTGTCCACGGTGCAGGTGGCGGACCTGCGGGCGGTGGCGATGGCGGAGTTCCTGTACGTCCCGGTGGAGGGCGACGACATCGTCTCCGGCACACTCGCCGCCACGACCGAATGGCGGGACCTGGAGTTCGTGGAGGCGAAGCGCGTCCGCGCCCTACGGCCCAGGACGTGGTTCTTCGGTGGTCCCGTGTCACTCCAGTGGGCAGCCGAGGAGATCGTGCGGGCCTTGACCTGA